Sequence from the Thunnus maccoyii chromosome 22, fThuMac1.1, whole genome shotgun sequence genome:
TATAGCAGATTTCTGAAGGGAGTCTGGTTCTCTTTCATATTAAACTCACACAAACCGGTCAACTCCTGCAGCGGGACGATCTCTGATCTGATTCTGCGCAtctttaatcaataataatcaatattttaattaaatgcaCTATTGTGTATTGAGTAAACTGATCAATAATGTGGTTGCTAAAGCTAAAGTTAGCTTTGTGCAGAGCTAGCAGCCTTGTTCGCATCTTAGCTACAAACCCaaactacatttattattatttattccgCATTTTAGACTCAGTGTAAATGACGGAGCGGCCGGCTGCAGCTGGCAGTGACCGGGCTGCAGCAGCTGGCAGTACCGATGTTTTCTGGACGTGTCCCCGCTGTGTGATGGTCTTGCTGTGCCGCTCGTTCGCCACTTTCATCCGCTGCACCGCCGACATGTTTCGGGTTTCACCGGGTTTTAATCGGTCCGGACCAGAAGGACGCAGCGCCGGGAAGAACCGGGAGGAGGAGACGGTAAGAGACGCGCCGGTCGGTGAGTTTATACCGGAGGAAATGTCCCGGTGGAGGAGCTTCTTTGCCGGGTTGACGGGGCGAATGAATGCTAACTGTGAGCTACCTTGCTAGCTGAGCGAGCCAAACCGGAAGCGACAGAGCTCATCACGTGACAGAGGACAAAGATTCAAAATGTCTGCCTCTcgccagattttttttttcttttttttaaaattgagaACATGACAGATACAAACAATTAAGGCACATTTTCACGTGTTATTCATCAAAAACCTTCTGCTCAgggtgaaaaacaacaaaaacaaacacagaaatatcaaaaaagtaataaaactaaaataaaaacgcatgaataacaataaattaaacatatcCAGTAATGAAAACAACTTAAGAGCTTTCTTGTCTTGAACAAGTTTCAGTAACTTAAGAAAGTTTTATTGTATCATAAGGTTCAAACTGGGTTTAATCTAAAGTATCAACATttatctataaaaacaaaacttcccCATTAACAACACATTATTAGAACAAAGAACGAGTTCCTGTTTCCAACTAAAACACCAAACTGGACTGTCGTCACTGTCATAGATGACGACTCAGTGTCCCCAGACTGAAGCCAGAATACACACTTATGAAATATatctttttcttactttctgAACCTCTTTTCTTCTTACTGGGTCAGAGAAACCTTCCTTTAATAGGTGTTGGTGTCTTGTGTCTTTAACCACTGAGGTCTGGCGTTTATCTTTCTATTATACTTCCTAACAGAACTCCTAACGCTGTAATACATTTCAAACATCATCCATAAAATGAGCAACAGCCCAAATCCCTTTAGATCTGTAAACAATATGTATCTGTTGTTCCACTCCAGCGTGTTCATGTGGTGTGAAGTTATGTTTATGTATTAACTTCCAGTAGAGAAGGACTTGCTGATGCCTCTTGCCATCTAGTGGCGGGAAAGAAATGTGCtaatgacagaaatataaacCTTTTAATTCAATAAAGAATGtataaaagagtaaaaagacatcaaagatatgttttatttcagttaaaatgtacaataaagcTGCTTTTCCTGAAGAAAATGTACATGTAAGCCAACCTGCTGCTAAACATCTGAAACAGTTACGATACTGAAgacgactaatcgattaatcaagtaatTAATCGACGGATTgatggataatgaaaatgatcacaaacactttaaataattataattaatggATACACGGTTGAAATAGTATCATAAGTAATAAAGTCAGTGATTAATTCTTCTGCTTAAAGTGCTGAATGTAAACACTGATCGTTCAGTTTATGAAGAAATCTGTGAAACTTTTTATCTTGTTTCTTAATAATTCAGATGAACAGATGTGGAACATGATGCTCCATTAATTTACCAACAAGACGTCCTGTCAGCTGCCTCCAGTCACATTCATTAAATACCTTCATGTTATAGATGCTTCACCATCATTGACTCCTCATAACAGCAGAGCCAGTAGTCGTCCAGCCTGATCTGGATCACTGGATCCAGGATCAGAGCGCTGCTGGTCCAGGATCAGAGCCCTGCTGGTCCAGGATCAGAGCGCCGCTGGTCCAGGATCAGAGCCCTGCTGGTCCAGGATCAGAGCACCAATGGTCCAGGACCAGAGCCCTGCTGGTCCAGGATCAGAGCGTCGCTGGTCCAGGATCAGAGCGCCGCTGGTCCAGGATCAGCACGCCGCTGGTCCAGGATCAGCACGCCGCTGTTCCGGGATCAGAGCACCAATGGTCCAGGATCAGAGCCCTGCTGGTCCAGGATCAGAGGGCCGCTGGTCCAGGATCAGAGCACCAATGGTCCAGGATGTGTGTGTAACTATGTTTAGTGTGTTTGAGGACTTCAGTTAATTTCAGTGTAAACTGACAATAAAGTCGAATCGTAATCTTGTAATTAAATAATCAGGATTCAGGATCtatgaagaaataaatgaacatgAGTCCAGTTGagtttctcttttatttattgcagacagactgcagcttgtccatacacacacacacacacacacacacacacacacacacacacacacacacacacatacatacacacacacagacacacacacagtgctctGCTGGCTGTGTTGTAGccaggggtcaggggtcaggggtcaggggtcatTAGTAGGCCGTCTACTTGTGTTTCATTTAGTCCTTCATTAGAACGTTTCCAACATGAAGTCTCTGACCGATGGACCAGACGAGGTCAcctggaggtcagaggtcacgcaGGGTCAGCGTGGGGTCACCGGCAGTGAcatcacaaaattaaaaaacaaaaaggtgcTTTCTTTCTGGGAGGAAGTCAGCTCAGTTCAGGAGTGGTTGTCACAGTAACAAGCGACAAGCATCCTGAAGGAGGGAGGTAACCCTGGCAACCAGATATCAGTGTTCTAGAGGATGgtggttaccatggcaacatcACAGATGCACCATGTGACTCTGTAAGGAAgtggtcaccatggtaacactCGCTGTTCTAGCAGCCCAGCCCGCTGATGGAGCCGATGCGGTCCATCTTCATCCCGAagcatcctcttcctcctaaCATCGACTTCCGGCTCCGCCTTCTCATCTTTGACTGCCGCTGCAGGAAGTCCAGGAAGAACTGTGGGACCGCCTCCCGCCTCCTGCCAGCCAATCCCATGGCAGCAGGCCAGACGGAGGGGGTGGGGCGTCCGCCCGAGCCCTCTGTGATGTCATCGGAAGTGGGCGGGGCCaagaggagcgaggagagacGAGAGCCAAACAGACCATGAAggacctgaagacacaaaactgTTATTggtcaaaacattttcatgttttcatgcttCTTTTGTTCATATAGGTACAGTACTACCAAGTACTGGGACTTAATTATAAGTATTAGTACTTCAGTACTAGTACTGTAGATACCAGTCTACTAACTGTAGATACTCTAAACAATCCAGTCTACACATTACATCACTcccacacaagcaaacacacaaacaaacaaaaccaaccaacaaccaacaaccaaccaacaaccaaccaaccaaccaaccaaccgacaaccaacaaccaaccaaccaaccaaccaaccaacaaccaacaaccaaccaacaaccaaccaaccaaccaaccaaccaacaaccaaccaaccaaccaacaaccaaccaaccaaccaaccaaccaaccaaccaacaaccaaccaaccaaccaaccaaccaaccaaccaacaaccaaccaaccaaccaaccaaccaaccaaccaaccaacaaccaaccaaccaaccaaccaaccaaccaaccaacaaccgaccaaccaaccaacaaccaaccaacaaccaacaaccaaccaacaaccaaccaaccaaccaaccaaccgacaaccaacaaccaaccaaccaaccaaccaaccaacaaccaacaaccaaccaacaaccaaccaaccaaccaaccaaccaacaaccaaccaaccaacaaccaaccaaccaaccaaccaaccaaccaacaaccaaccaaccaaccaaccaaccaaccaacaaccaaccaaccaaccaaccaaccaaccaaccaaccaacaaccgaccgaccgaccgaccgaccgaccgaccgaccgaccgaccaaccaaccaacaaccaaccaaccaaccaaccaaccaaccaacaaccaaccaaccaaccaaccaaccaaccaaccaaccaaccaacaaccaaccaaccaaccaaccaaccaacaaccaacaaccaaccaaccaaccaaccaacaaccaacaaccaaccaaccaaccaaccaaccaacaaccaacaaccaaccaaccaaccaaccaacaaccaaccaaccaaccaaccaaccaaccaaccaacaaccaaccaaccaaccaaccaaccaacaaccaaccaaccaaccaaccaaccaaccaaccaacaaccaaccaaccaaccaaccaaccaaccaaccaacaaccaaccaacca
This genomic interval carries:
- the si:ch73-265d7.2 gene encoding C-type natriuretic peptide 2, whose translation is MAASSSSSFLPLLLLFLAVTVEPRPSPRRDDAQVLHGLFGSRLSSLLLAPPTSDDITEGSGGRPTPSVWPAAMGLAGRRREAVPQFFLDFLQRQSKMRRRSRKSMLGGRGCFGMKMDRIGSISGLGC